atcagtccatgctggggccctctttctattagattgcacggccatctctgctggagagctctgcatcgttgccagtgctgctgagctctccacgctgtccaaacagaaaatgagattcaaactgcccagacaggaaaaggaattcaaattttcccggggcttttcctgtgtggctggtcagagcatccgagctcgaagtgctgtccagagcgtcaacagagtggtgcactgtgggatagctcccggagctattaccgtcgatttccatccacacctagcctaattcgatattgccatttcaaatttagcgctactcctctcgttttcgaggagtacagaagtcgaatttaaaagagctctatgtcgaactaaatagcttcgtggtgtggacgggtgcagggttaattcgatgtaacggcgctaaatttgatataaactcctagtgtagaccaggccttagatacaaATCTGATGCCATTTCTTTTCTGAAAGAATCTCAAGACCCAGTTGTGGCAGGCTAAACTCAGTGACACTGTGCTAGGTAAGAGAATGAGTCTTAGAAGTTTTGTCAatgccagagaatttcaccctgttGTAGCATCCTTGGGACATTTGAACCATGGTTATTTGTCATGGTGCAGTATATCCATGTTAGCCATTTTGTTTCTGATACACCACTGCGCTACACCATACACAACATTGCCTGCAATCACTGCAGTACCAGAGCATTGTGGGTACACATTTTAGTGTTCCTATCATACGGGGGGAAgcgatagctcagtagtttgagcattggtctgctaaacccagggttgtgagttcaatccttgagggagccacttagggatctggggcaaaatcagtacttggtcctgctagtgaaggcagggggctggactctatgacctttcaaggtcccttccagctctatgagataggataggtatatctccatatatcatCTTCAAAGTGGAGGTTTGTGGGAGTACCAGTCGAGAGGTgcaataccttttaaaaaatggaagccaCCCAAATTATGGCATGACAATGTATGAAACAGCATGTGTGTCAGCAGTATTATGCAATGGCTACaccatttaatttattttcaacaTGAAAAAGCCTGAAGACTGAATACATTGTCCCATATAAAAAACTGCGTACATATAGTTACAGAAGCTGCAATAACTAAAAATAAGAAAGCAATCAAGAGTACAGAAGACATTGCCCACAGCGATCACTGAGGAGCACTGTGTTAGGAGGACAAAGACCTATTGCAACTGCACAGCTGCAACGTTATTTAGCACtgaaaaagcaaacaatgaaACAAATCGAGAACAGAGGAAGTGAGCCTTGCTCCAAACTAATGCTAGCAATACTTGCAAACTCTTGTGAGGTGTGTAACAGAAAGCACAGCAGCCTCTTGCCATGCCAGAATCCTCTAGTGTAGCCAAGAGGAAATTGATCCCTACAGACTGTGCCCTGACAACTTCTATCTGTTCTGATTAGCCACACCAAGAATGCAATACATAAATAGTACATACTGTATATAATTTCTAGTTCAATAAATTATTCCATTAACATAGCTAAGTAGCTTCTACAGTCATGGACTTCTAGGTGTAGGTCTAtgcatacaaataaaataaatacactcTGTCTTGTTCTGAGTGCAGCAATAAATCTTGATATGCAAAACTGACTGTGGGAAGGGTTCACAGATACACAGTTCAGATAGGACTATGGTGTAGGACCCATGTCTCTTCTCTGTTTTGGAAAGTTGAGACAGCTGACAACACTCAAATAACCTAAAGCAAGCAGTCCTGGTTGCAGTGTGCATGCCTACTAGAAATGATAGACATACCACAGATGCCTACAGCCTAGGGAGCATATAACagccaaacagcaagtgtgaatttttttttttttttattaaggatATGACCTGTGTGCTACAAAACACAGACCATACATTTTAGATAGGCCATCTTTATTGAGCTGAGTTTCCCCGTAAGGCTAGTGTTTACACAGCATCCATTTTGCATGTTGGAGGCAGTGTAGCCCACTTGATAgatcactggactgggactcaggaaacagTTTCTCTTCTTGGATTTGCCAatggcctgctgggtaaccttAGGCAAATTGCTTCACCTCTGCCTCCGTTTCCCTATCTggaaaacagggataatgatgcTTAACCTCCTTTATAAggagatccactgatgaaaagcactatgtaagagctGGGTGTTAGTTGGTCATGCCAGAAGTCTGAAATTTCAAAAGGCCTAACTTCTGGATGTGTACTCTTACTGTATTAAAACTGCTCTCACTCAGGTCACAAATTACTACTCCTGCAGATTCAACAGGCTTATGTCTCCTTAATCTGCTGCCTTTAGTGCCTTGGCCCACTTCCTACTCATCTGTGTTCTCTAATTCCTGGGCATCCAAGACTATGGTTTCTTATTTTGCTTTTTAAGCTCTCCAGTAGCTCCTCAGGTCACTttaacccctcatccccatctaGAACTTTCAGGACACACACATCAGCCAGCTCCCTTTTGGTAACCTTATTCACTCCTGTGGGTTCAGCTCTCTGCAGAAGAATCAAATCTACATCCCACAATCTAGGATTCCTGCGTTAGCttctctatttccccacagagttttcttcattttcaaggcACCTCACCTGACTACATCTTGGCCATTTCTTCTCCTCCCTCAGGTCTATCTAAACCTCTATCCTGTCAATTCCCTTTTGTTTGAAGCCCAGACTGCGTCTACACATGGGGAATATAGCCACACAGCTATCATGGCACAGCTATGGCTGCCTAACTGAATAACATAGATACAGCCTACAAAGATGTAAGTGAGAGAGATAACaggtaggttgacagaagaatgcttctgtcaacctagttgtGTCTACACCCGgggttaggttgacatagctatagcactcaggggtgtaaaaaaatccacactcctgagtgccatagctatgtcaacctaaactAAATGTAGACCAAGCCCAAGTCAAGTATTGCCACCTCTTATGCTTGGAAGTCAGTGTATCCACATACCCAGCACCTGAAAACCACCAATTATGCTTAGCTTTCAAGAcccaggtttcagagttaacaaccCACTGGGAATGAAAAAAGGTCACTTCACACCTCCTTTCTCGtaattgtttcaggctgcctgcagactcaggaagacaataTAGTATCAATTTACACTCTGTTTTCAATTGGAAAGTTTTAATTCACAATCATTACagcaaaacaagttttttaaaatgacagtttAGATTCTGATGCAACAATTCCATGAGAAGGAATGAATTGTGCAACCAATTCAGAAGTTGCAAAATACACAAATGTCTTGGCCTATACACACactaagcaattttaaaaaatattttcaaacttttagACTTAATATTATCTGTTCTTTATATTAACACACACAACTCTCCACACCAATGTAGAGTAAGACAAAGTTGACAAATGAATTTGTATACTGAGCAAAACAAAGCCAAAAGAaacctccccccaaaaccccacagtACTTTAACTGGATCCTCCACACACACTGGACAGCACAGAAGACAAGTTGTAATGCAGTGCACCCCACACAAGAGTGCCTGTAGGGAAGAAAAACTGTCAAACCCCTTCGTGGGGCTGCTCAGATAAAAGGAGTGGAGTTAACTCAAGAGTCTTTCTATGCATCCTGCTAGAGACTGAAGAAAAGTCACCGTATCTTTCATGGTTGGTGTCAAAGACTGCTAACAAATCCAAAGGAATCAGCACGGATATTTTTCACTCTTCCACTGCTGGGAGTAGGTCACAGATCAGCAGCACCAGTGGAGTTTCTCCTCACACCTAGACTTGAAAATATGTGACTGGGGGCAAGGAAATCCAAGTATCAGAGTTGCTCTGGCACAACCATCTTTCCTCAAAAGTGCAATGTCACTGCATTGCATTAGTCCATTTTTGCAGATGAGAAAAGTGAGGTGGAATGAAATTGTAGCTTGCCTTAGGTCAGAGAGCAGGACTCTCCCAACTTGTGTGTTCTAGTCACAAGACTACActctctccctcaccccacccccaaatgtgcTTCCACTTTCAATCTAAAAAACCACCCCCCATACTATACTGTGTTCgttttttgttttaactgaaGCTAGTAGGTCAGTACTGGTAAACAACCTTATATAGAGCCACACTAAAGTGTAGTAACAATGTAGAGGGGGGAAAAGTGCTAAAGGAACAGGTGTCAATTTCTAATTTGAGGGAATAttcattgttttaaaagttagagatattgattttttttaattaagcagTTGGCTATTTTTATAGATTCAAACTATTTGCATCCATGATAACAGTTGAAATCTGACCGTTGGGTTTGATTACATACTGTTCTGCACTCAAACTAAAGAGCCACCATAATACTTTGCAAATGAGATACCAACACTCCTCCAAAAATATTAACTCATATACCACAAGAGTTCTCATATCAagtctattttattttgtttttgttaagttATCTGTGCAGTCAGTTTAAAAGAACAGTTAACATGATGAATACAGACAAACCACATAAGCATTAGGTACAGTATCTTTTAACAGTTAACACTGAGAACGCAAATGACTACATTAAACACATTCTTTATTCTGGTTGTTTCCAAACAAACTGAAGTTGAAACATACACAGGTCTAGGTCAGTGTAAACCTAACGTTAAGCAGCAAATTGCTCACTGATTGCAGCACAGTATATAGCATTTACTGCAAATAGCTACAGCAGCAGTGCTTAATGAATGAACTGCATAGAATTAGCCTTGTGGGCAGGTGTTAAATAACCATGATAAAAATCATAATGGCTTCCTAACAGGTCTGAATTATGcaatattcataaaaaaaaatcctacaagaATGCAACTGTCCTCAGTTTTCTCCTGAATTTGTAGCCATTATTTACCTACTCTTTTCAACCAGCCTATATTATGTGCTTGTTCTACAATCCCTGGCAGTACCTTTTCAAATAAAGTGTTTCATAAACAAAGCAGATAACTGCTGCTCACTCAACCATTGCCACAAAAGTGATATGAATATGTTTTAAATTAATAGACCCAAACCAACAAGTATATTCAGTAGAATGGTTGTAATAAggcatatatattaaaaaataaatctaattaAAACAAAGATGAAGTCATTTATATTTTTGCCTTACAAAAAGGTTTTTTAGAATTGTATTACTTAATTAAAAACTAAGTGCTCAGCTACAGCTAAAATACTTTAGATgtatactgttaaaaaaaaaaaagtccaaaacaaaatattttgaagagAAGAACATGAGTTCTATTGGACTGGTAAAACTTAATACCTTGGACCTGGTCACATGCACACTTTCACATAAATACACCCTTGTAGGTGTGTGTAAAACCTCAATATGCAGAAGTTTCCACATGGGACATGTGCAGAAaaccttttttattttctcctaTTCATATTATACATTGACATCTTCATTACCAAAGCTACACAACTCATACTATCTTTATAATATAAACCTTGTTGTCATGCTGCTACTAGGAGCATGAATGTAATGTTATAGGTGGATTTAGTGTTACTGGCAAGTAGGTCACATCAGCATTATTAATACAATAGTGTTGgctatttttcacaaaatgacaGAATAGATGAACTCCATGTGGGGGAAATGTACACTTGGTGAGGGAAAAAAAGGTTGGTCAGAAAGGCAGGACAAACTTGCTTCCCAGAGTTCTATATTCATtagttttaatttccattttattGCATACTTCCAGATAAAAGTGTCAGCACTGAAACTTACTTGGGTTTCCCTCATCAACTTACTCAAGGCATAAGGCACAAGGACTTTTGAGTGCTACCTTGCTGGGTATCTGTACTGCTGTAATTTCACATTTCTTCACAGCTGTTAAAATTAGAGACTGCCTGTGGGTTTCCATTACCTctttcagcaggagagattagAAATGTCAGCTTTTTGCTGTATGTGTATTTCCTAtgtgtacttatatttcagttaGAACTGAAATGTACATATAGTATGAATGCTTTATATCAAGATTATAGTCCTTTTGCAGACTAAAATTAATGAGAGTGTACAAAATGTATGTTCTTAATGAAAAGATTAAGAAAAATGCTCCAAAATCTGCTTAGAACGGTTAGGTTGAAGGTATACTGTGCATCAAATGGACTATACTGTTGAGTATGTCCTAAAGGCAAACACTTGAAACAAGCAGGAAAAGGAAACAATGTTGTTGATCAATTTGAATACAATGGGGATTTTATTACCTTAATCAATAGCCATTTCCAGTTCCCATTCTTACCAGCAGGAAGTATGGAATAGGAAAAACTATTAATAGGTTTTACATGTGTTTAGAGGATATGTGCAAACTGATGTGTAACCATGCTTGAAAGTATAATCCCGTAATAAAGCATGCTTGTACACACATGCTGGTAAACAAAGAAAGAATATAGAACTTGCAGGGAAGGGTCAGGACATCCATTACATATTTTAACACTGACACATCAGGAAGAATGTTTATGTCAGCTGTTTGTGGTATATTTCAGTGAATACTGTCATCTTCAAATCCTAACATTAGCTTTCAAACAATATCCACAGATAAATTAGAATATAAAGGCAGTAAAAATGTGCTCTTCTCCCAGACATAAGAGTCTATTCTATCAAAGAGCTAAGCATTGCTATTGTCACTAGAGGTTCAAGAGAGTTTGTCCACCAATGTAGGTTTCATAGTTTGTAGTTTTAAGACATTTTCCTGTAGAGCAGAATCTGAATGCAGGGAAAACCACTaaggagaaactaaacaaatcaACAAATGCATCCAAAGTTTATGAAAGGACGTCAGATGAGCTTGTCCCAAAACACAGACTGTTCTTTTTGTAGCTTCATCCCCCAACATCCCTCTTCAGAGGCAGCACCTCCTTATTCTTCCTTGTTTGATAGACATCAAACACTAGTTTAAAGTTGCTAGATTGCTGCAATGTGGGATTTAATTTTGCTTGAAGTacaatgcaaaaaaataaaattaaattaaaaggatgTTCACCTGGAGTACAATTCAGGTACTGAAGAACTGGGAGAATCTGCTAAACTGCTGATAAAACCAGTAACCACCACCAAACATGAGGTACTAAACACATTGCTACAACACTATTAAAGTGGTGTCCACCAAATTGGTCACAATTTCTTCATAATAAATGGcgccagaaaaaaaatctggtacCAAATACCTGATgtaaaaatgtttacattttaaagtgaGTTAGAACTGTGCTTGCCACTTTAGGATACTGAACAGTGAAGATACTTAACCCATGCTGCATCTCCCTATCTCCAGTAAAAATGGAGTCAGAGGTTCAGATGACAAAAAACAGAAGTCTAGCAGAATAGTTTTACCTGTAACCCTTCTTGTGTCAAAACCAAGAAACCGGGTATGGTCACCTGATTATGTTTTTCTTTAAGGAGCTAGTTACAACCGCCACATCATGTGTCTCTAGTACTAATTCTCTCGAATAGAAAAGGTTACTAAACCTCATTTTAGAATACCGTGCAAGCAGGATATCCTTTGAACATCTTTGAAGTTTACATGcattgacaaattgaagaatatatatatatttatatagctgaatgaaatacagaaataaaattaaattttactGCAACTAGTTGCAGTGCtgtgaaataaaaataagttaGCAACCATTTCAAGTCTGAGATGCTTACCATGTTCAGACTAATGGAAAGGCTAGGCCTATGGACCAGGAAACAGCATCCATTTGCAGgggtgggagctacagcagctcAGCCTTTTTCAGGCAGAGAGATTCTCCCCCTACCTTCTTTTTTCTAGTTCTATATGGCTTACCATTAAAGCCCTTCCTGAACCGCTACTCAAGTAGTGTATATCTGAAATCCAAAAGTAAAGGTTCACAgatatttgttttttttgcagTCCATTGTTTTCAGTAAAACCAAACTGCTGAATCACACAGTGCAGCAGAAGTGTTTAATCTGTTCATAGGTCACTAATGAATGCCCAGAGGACTCTTTTTAAGTTGCTTCTTCTGCTGGTGCCCTTCTTTGCCGTGCTGATTTCGGTCTACCTCTCTGTGGAGTGGGTGGAGTCTCCTGTTCAGCTTCAGACTCTGAAGGCTCATTATCcccctgctgggatcctgtgtctcCTATCAACTCTCTCAGGAACTTGAATTTAGATAAAAACAGTTGCCACACCACATACCAACCTATGGGAGACAAAACCCAAAGAGTTACTCATTTATGTTATacaataatttttccaacatAGAAAAACTCAGGCTACAAAAAGCGCATTCATCAACTGCTTACCAGCACGGAGAAAAGGATTACCCCTTTCCAAAGATTTTTTAAAGTGATCTACAGTTCTCAATTTGATTCAACTGGTAGAACTCTTGTCTCTGGACCAGAAGAGGCCAAATTCAAATTCCAGATTAGGACTTGAGCTCCCTATGAATGTTAATATGTCAGCATAGCAACAGGGGGTAATGAATATTGCACAATTATGGGTATCATCCTTTGAGTGTTAAAATGAGGTTCCTTCTTGTTTCTTGACTGACCATGATGCTTTTTCGTTGTAAAAAGATAAGCCCAGCATTTCCAGCCTAAACTTGCTCACTCAATAAATAGACTAGAATTTAGATTTAGTATAAAGCACAGCTCTATTCTAGAATCAGACTGACAAGGTTCTCATTCTTCTAGCCCTCAAAATATTCTCAAGTGATACTTCAACTGGAAGAGGTGATCCCTTCAGTTCAAAAATCTTGCTTAAACAAAGTACTACCTCATTTACCCTTCCAAGATTCCATTACAGAAAAGTTAAAATGATCAGGGAACACAATTTAGCATTGCacagctcctcccacccccacctccatatACAGGGAAGGGACTATAAAAGGCAATTTAAAACATGTGCTGTTTTATCAGAACAGCAAATTACAGTAGTAAGTCTTCATTTTTAATTCCCTGCACAGCCTACCCCCAATCTACCCATTATCTTGAATAGGACATCAAGATGTCATCTTTCAATTCTTACtactgagggcattctgcaccaaaaaatcaaaaattccgtgcacaatattttaaaattctgcaagttttatttgtcaataaataaatgcagaggctccagcatggcagtggggagcacaggccactggcttgctgaaggtaggagatcaccctgcagccccccacccccaggacaaggactcagcggtgaggcaccacccaaccctgacaaagcacaaggcctgggcctgccccagaaacaccctggggccctgcccctccacaccaggtgtggggcaggcaggctcagtgtggggggattcaggtgtgggtgagaggattctgtgtgggacaatctgggtgcaggcagcccggggggggggggggggagatctggatgcacagaggttcgtgggggggagaggggggaagggagagagtttCCAGATGCAGGGGCAATGCGACTCTTCAgaggcttccaggtgaaggtggttggggctcagtggaacGGTCTGAGCATGgggggtcgggggttctgggtgtgggggtctgggtgcagctagttgggggtcagtgggggctcagggtgaggcatcagggtgggggtttgagtgcagggagctcagtggggggtggtctgggtgcaggggtgggggttcggAGGCAGGAGGTCTGGGTGCAGAGGGGCTCCaggtgcaggggttgaggttcagtggggttgAGGTGCAGGTATGGAGGGCTAAATGTGCTCactgaggcttggcaggggtgtctgggtatgggaggtccggatgcatgggggttgggtggatgggggagcagttcCCTGTACAGcgagccctccccccacagttgaggagcaatgggggcatgaagcaggggaggatgctgcacttcctgcagctgggggaggtttcttgGGGGTGGGTCCAACACCGTCCCAGACACTCCTCGCAGGGGAAGAAGTCGTCCCATCCTCTCCAGCCTCCAGCCCAgacaggactagcagctgatcctggctcagcgtaagagccactggctggggtgttcCCAGCCccatggtgatttacctctctgccaggtGCTCCGGGTGCCTGAAAATGTACCTGCACTGCTAGCGAGTGGTGCAAGACTGCTCTTGcatcttccctttgcttccctgtcagaaagtcatttttctgtgagaaagcaaagaaatctgcgggaaAGAGGAATTCTGCGcacatgcagaattcccccaggagtaaattctGCTCTGTCAATGTTTCCAGTCTTTAAGCCCAATTGTTACATTTTCCAAACCAACATCTTTATGTTGTCTTCCATGCCTCTCCTCAAGCATGGAAGGATCTCCGCTAAATATCTGAAAAGCCATCTTACTGTCT
Above is a genomic segment from Emys orbicularis isolate rEmyOrb1 chromosome 2, rEmyOrb1.hap1, whole genome shotgun sequence containing:
- the SMIM13 gene encoding small integral membrane protein 13; this translates as MWQSVGLTLLVIVATLACVLLFMLCGWYVVWQLFLSKFKFLRELIGDTGSQQGDNEPSESEAEQETPPTPQRGRPKSARQRRAPAEEAT